The Paenibacillus sp. MBLB1832 genome has a window encoding:
- a CDS encoding AraC family transcriptional regulator: MTFINIPYELEKKDVPLPVLHSIWNVHADKSYDVSKRDGFEFPCLFITYDGNGSVTLANHTYELQKNTFFFVEKGIPAMYKCLSNDWKFYFLDFNQLNMTQYLQLPVREVISTGKIAEAMQLCERMIDSLIVQNIGYEYASNILLQEIILLFTREHTVVGLTYHTELNKILIYMHRNLDKQIRIEDLLQLSGWSRTTFFSRFRTLTGLSPTDYLLKLKLASARVFLETTSLSLKEIAVKLQFYDEFHFSKLFKKAFGQSPSTYRKLKVMVSENF; this comes from the coding sequence ATGACCTTTATCAACATCCCCTATGAGTTAGAAAAGAAGGACGTTCCTCTACCCGTACTTCACTCCATCTGGAACGTTCATGCCGATAAGAGCTACGATGTATCAAAACGGGATGGCTTTGAGTTTCCATGCCTATTCATCACTTATGATGGGAATGGCAGCGTTACACTGGCTAATCACACATATGAGCTGCAGAAAAACACCTTTTTCTTCGTGGAGAAAGGCATTCCTGCCATGTACAAATGTCTTAGTAACGATTGGAAGTTTTATTTTCTCGATTTCAACCAACTGAACATGACCCAATATCTTCAACTTCCTGTTAGGGAAGTCATCTCTACCGGGAAAATAGCAGAAGCTATGCAACTATGTGAGCGGATGATCGATAGCTTAATTGTTCAGAACATTGGCTACGAATATGCTTCCAACATCCTTTTGCAAGAAATCATTTTGCTGTTTACAAGAGAACATACCGTGGTTGGACTTACTTATCACACGGAACTCAATAAAATCCTCATCTACATGCATCGGAATTTGGACAAACAAATTCGAATTGAAGACCTGCTTCAGCTCAGCGGTTGGTCGAGAACGACCTTCTTCTCACGATTCCGTACACTGACAGGCTTGTCTCCTACTGATTATCTGTTAAAACTAAAGCTTGCGTCAGCGAGAGTTTTTCTTGAAACCACTAGCTTATCTTTGAAAGAAATTGCAGTCAAACTGCAATTTTATGATGAGTTTCATTTTTCCAAATTATTTAAGAAAGCATTCGGTCAGTCCCCCAGCACGTACCGCAAGCTGAAAGTAATGGTTTCTGAGAACTTCTGA
- a CDS encoding family 14 glycosylhydrolase, producing the protein MFQVMRSCVNRIRKYAAAPLTVILAASIVLPATQADASSIRSDYKAYVMAPLTKITDWNAFRNQLTTLKNNNVYALTTDVWWGDVENGGDNVFDWSYYKTYADTVRASGLKWIPIISTHQCGGNVGDDCNIKLPSWLWNKGTQDQMTMRSETGYYNNETLSPWWTGTSTQYDELFASFASNFSSYKDIISKIYLSGGPAGELRFPSYNAADGWSYPGRGKLQAYTDTAKQDFRNSMQSKYGTISALNSAWGTSLTAFSQVNPPSDGDNFFINGVKSTYGKDFMNWYQGVLVKHLSAIASKAHSRFDSVFGVPIGAKVAGIHWLMNNPSMPHGAEYGAGYYNYSTLLDQFKTSNLDLTFTCLEMTDSQANTSPYYSAPKSLVIQVANLANQKGIRINGENALPITDGSGYQNVAEMLFNYNFGGFTLLRMANLVNADGSKTSMLDYYRDAIAMTPIQVTFIVKNAPTATGDNVYISGSRWEMSNWTTGLYPLKLTYSSSTADWRGTAYIGASRYYEFKAIIKDSGGNLKSWEPGANNTWTTPTAGTSYTITW; encoded by the coding sequence GATAACGGATTGGAATGCATTCCGCAACCAACTGACGACACTTAAGAATAACAATGTTTATGCCCTCACAACCGACGTCTGGTGGGGTGATGTTGAGAATGGCGGCGACAACGTATTTGACTGGTCGTACTACAAAACTTATGCCGATACGGTGCGCGCTTCGGGGCTGAAGTGGATTCCGATTATCTCCACGCATCAATGCGGAGGCAACGTCGGTGATGATTGCAATATTAAACTTCCTTCCTGGCTATGGAACAAGGGCACGCAAGATCAGATGACGATGCGCAGTGAAACCGGCTATTACAATAACGAAACATTGTCTCCTTGGTGGACAGGCACATCGACGCAATATGATGAGCTCTTTGCCTCGTTTGCATCGAATTTCAGCTCTTACAAAGATATTATCTCCAAAATCTACCTCTCTGGAGGCCCTGCGGGTGAGCTGCGTTTCCCATCCTATAATGCGGCGGACGGCTGGAGCTACCCAGGGCGTGGCAAGCTGCAAGCGTACACGGATACGGCAAAGCAAGATTTCCGGAATAGCATGCAATCTAAATACGGCACCATCTCAGCTCTCAACAGCGCTTGGGGAACGAGCCTAACTGCTTTCTCTCAAGTAAATCCGCCAAGCGATGGGGATAATTTTTTCATCAACGGCGTAAAATCCACGTATGGTAAGGACTTCATGAATTGGTATCAAGGTGTGTTGGTGAAACATCTGAGCGCCATTGCTTCTAAAGCTCACAGCCGTTTCGATTCCGTATTCGGTGTTCCAATCGGTGCAAAGGTGGCCGGAATTCATTGGCTGATGAACAACCCTTCCATGCCGCATGGGGCTGAATATGGGGCAGGATACTACAACTATAGCACGCTCTTAGACCAGTTTAAGACATCAAATCTAGATTTGACTTTTACCTGTTTGGAAATGACCGACAGCCAAGCTAATACAAGCCCTTACTATTCCGCCCCTAAATCGTTAGTCATTCAAGTAGCGAACCTGGCGAACCAGAAGGGTATTCGCATCAATGGAGAGAATGCATTGCCGATCACCGACGGAAGCGGCTATCAAAATGTGGCAGAAATGCTGTTCAACTACAATTTCGGCGGTTTCACCCTCCTTCGCATGGCAAACCTCGTCAATGCCGATGGCTCAAAGACCAGCATGTTGGATTATTACCGGGATGCGATTGCAATGACTCCGATTCAAGTCACGTTTATTGTGAAGAACGCGCCTACTGCAACGGGGGACAACGTATATATTTCGGGAAGCCGTTGGGAAATGAGCAACTGGACAACTGGCCTTTATCCGCTCAAGCTGACGTACAGCAGCTCCACGGCAGATTGGCGAGGTACAGCTTACATCGGAGCTTCCCGCTATTATGAATTCAAAGCAATCATTAAGGATAGCGGAGGCAATCTTAAAAGCTGGGAGCCTGGAGCCAACAATACATGGACGACGCCTACAGCAGGAACGAGCTATACCATTACTTGGTGA
- a CDS encoding stalk domain-containing protein: METFYLFPPSNLLDINSGSDLFLKKFAIGLTLGIVLTATTAVYASDTIQAVRQVFINGQLLTTNVQVSDDGTTMTSTRTLAEALGAKVSWNGQLNTVEIENQYPYFLSSLLHGKYNFKYEIIAENIIDNSDTTVVFSEGYKDIPDNTDFQKLFLLLLSHRYSSSGEAGSDV; encoded by the coding sequence ATGGAAACTTTTTACTTATTCCCTCCGTCTAACTTATTAGACATTAATAGTGGGAGTGATTTATTCTTGAAAAAGTTTGCTATCGGTTTAACCCTTGGCATTGTTTTAACTGCAACGACAGCAGTATATGCTTCAGACACTATTCAAGCCGTGAGACAGGTTTTTATTAATGGTCAGTTGCTCACTACCAATGTTCAAGTATCTGATGATGGAACGACAATGACTTCAACGAGAACTCTTGCTGAGGCACTTGGGGCAAAAGTGAGTTGGAACGGACAATTAAATACGGTCGAAATAGAAAATCAATATCCTTATTTTTTATCATCACTTCTTCACGGGAAATATAACTTTAAGTACGAGATTATTGCCGAAAACATAATTGATAATTCTGATACGACAGTGGTCTTTTCGGAGGGATATAAAGATATACCTGATAATACTGATTTTCAAAAACTTTTCTTATTACTGCTTTCGCATCGATATTCATCATCAGGAGAAGCCGGGTCTGACGTTTAA
- a CDS encoding phytanoyl-CoA dioxygenase family protein — protein sequence MLVKVGSRELEMHGEHLTELRSSNDILHDIGALRERMEEDGYLLIRGFHDREKVLEARTSILLKMGQMGKLNRDTLLEDGVMADGSKSIFMGGTNEDLPALLNVLNGDHIMRFFDDFLGDKSLTYHYKWLRAVGKGDFTGAHYDIVYMGRGTHNVYTVWSPLGDVPYEMGGLAICLGSHRFENLKASYGSKDSDRDGVSHYSDDPLVITEKFGGQWATTEFQAGDVLIFGMFLMHCSLENTTNQYRISVDARYQSMNEEVDERWSGKKPKGHSK from the coding sequence ATGTTAGTAAAAGTAGGCAGCCGCGAATTAGAAATGCATGGAGAGCATTTAACTGAACTAAGAAGCTCCAATGATATTTTACATGATATCGGAGCATTGCGTGAACGAATGGAGGAGGATGGGTACTTACTTATTCGTGGATTTCATGATCGGGAGAAGGTGTTGGAAGCTCGTACGAGTATTTTACTGAAAATGGGTCAGATGGGGAAGCTGAATCGCGACACACTTCTTGAAGATGGCGTGATGGCCGACGGCAGCAAATCCATTTTCATGGGGGGCACGAATGAAGATTTGCCCGCGCTCTTGAATGTCTTGAATGGCGACCATATTATGCGCTTCTTTGATGATTTTCTTGGAGACAAATCGTTAACCTATCATTACAAGTGGCTGCGAGCCGTCGGGAAAGGTGATTTCACAGGGGCTCACTACGATATTGTGTACATGGGGAGAGGAACCCATAATGTATATACGGTGTGGTCCCCACTGGGAGATGTACCTTATGAAATGGGCGGTCTAGCGATCTGCCTCGGCTCACATCGTTTCGAGAATTTGAAGGCGTCCTACGGTTCCAAGGATTCTGATCGTGATGGGGTTAGTCACTATTCAGATGATCCTCTGGTCATTACTGAGAAATTTGGCGGCCAATGGGCAACAACGGAATTTCAAGCAGGCGATGTACTCATTTTTGGAATGTTCTTGATGCACTGTTCCCTTGAAAATACGACGAACCAGTACCGGATCAGTGTGGATGCGAGATATCAGTCGATGAACGAGGAGGTAGACGAAAGATGGAGCGGCAAGAAACCGAAGGGCCATTCAAAATAA